A genomic window from Martelella lutilitoris includes:
- a CDS encoding aromatic amino acid transport family protein, protein MTIEAEPCKEEQPIPPSRSVSWEHRDTLWCISLFGTAVGAGILFLPITAGQSGFWPLLAVTMLIGPMVYLSHRALARFVLSSRVATSDITDVVEEHFGLVAGNLITVLYFFAIYPIVLIYGVGITNTVDSFIVNQMHLQPPPRWLLSLSLILLMMSVMMAGENVMLKVTEFLVYPLIVILFGLSIYLIPRWNYAVVFEVPSAKDFLVTIWLTLPVLVFSFNHSPAISSFAQLQRRDHGSNAVRKSDAILRVTASMLLVFVMFFVFSCIMCLTPEQFIEAKRQNISILSFFANAFDNPVISFLGPVVSFAAIVSSFFGHYLGAREGMRGIINQQARNMGFETNSRKLNIFIVLFFILSVWIVAIVNPSILGLIETLIGPLIAAILFLLPMYAIHKVPAMAKYKGRVSNVFVTATGIAAVSAIFFQILR, encoded by the coding sequence ATGACCATCGAAGCCGAACCGTGCAAGGAAGAACAGCCGATCCCACCCTCGCGATCTGTTTCCTGGGAACACAGGGACACGCTCTGGTGCATCAGCCTTTTCGGAACGGCGGTGGGCGCAGGCATTCTGTTCCTGCCGATCACCGCCGGGCAATCGGGTTTCTGGCCGTTGCTCGCCGTGACGATGCTGATCGGACCGATGGTCTATCTTTCGCACCGCGCCCTTGCCCGGTTTGTCCTTTCATCGCGCGTCGCGACGTCCGACATTACGGATGTGGTCGAAGAGCACTTCGGCCTGGTTGCCGGCAACCTGATAACGGTGCTCTATTTCTTCGCGATATATCCGATCGTGCTGATCTATGGGGTCGGCATCACCAACACGGTTGACAGTTTCATCGTCAACCAGATGCATCTTCAGCCCCCGCCCCGCTGGCTTTTGTCCCTGTCGCTCATCCTGTTGATGATGAGCGTGATGATGGCTGGCGAAAATGTCATGCTGAAGGTCACGGAATTTCTTGTCTACCCGCTGATCGTCATTCTCTTCGGCCTCTCCATCTATCTTATTCCGAGGTGGAATTATGCCGTTGTGTTTGAAGTTCCGTCAGCGAAGGATTTTCTTGTTACAATCTGGCTTACGCTTCCGGTGCTCGTTTTTTCCTTCAATCACAGCCCGGCAATATCCAGCTTTGCCCAGCTGCAGCGGCGCGATCATGGTTCGAACGCCGTCAGGAAAAGCGATGCCATTCTCAGGGTCACGGCGTCCATGCTTCTGGTGTTCGTCATGTTCTTTGTCTTTTCATGCATCATGTGCCTGACGCCGGAACAGTTCATCGAGGCGAAAAGACAGAATATTTCGATCCTCTCCTTCTTCGCGAACGCGTTCGACAATCCGGTCATTTCGTTTCTGGGGCCGGTCGTGTCTTTCGCGGCAATCGTGAGCTCGTTTTTCGGCCACTATCTCGGCGCGCGGGAAGGGATGCGCGGCATCATAAACCAGCAGGCCCGCAATATGGGATTCGAGACAAATTCGAGGAAGCTCAATATTTTCATAGTCCTGTTCTTCATACTGAGCGTCTGGATCGTTGCGATCGTCAATCCCTCAATTCTCGGACTTATCGAGACGCTCATCGGGCCCCTGATTGCGGCGATCTTGTTCCTGCTGCCCATGTACGCCATCCACAAGGTTCCGGCCATGGCCAAATACAAGGGGCGCGTCAGCAATGTCTTCGTCACCGCAACCGGCATTGCCGCGGTGTCCGCGATCTTCTTCCAGATCCTGCGGTAG
- a CDS encoding SDR family oxidoreductase, which translates to MTQKVALVTGAGSGIGRASALALAADGMAVGVLGHTPEENQETVDAIRAEGGTALSLSADVTSAEELGATLDELVSAHGRLDAVVANAGINGVWAPVDELDPADFDRTIAVNLRGTFLTIRATVPYLKKAGGGSITVISSINGTRKFTSPGATAYSATKAAQLAMVQQLAPELGQAKIRINAICPGAIDTEIGDNTEIRNAEKSGIGAEAHIPLTNDKAGSSEDIAAVVSFLASDKASHVTGTPIWVDGGQSLVT; encoded by the coding sequence ATGACACAGAAGGTGGCACTCGTGACGGGCGCGGGGTCCGGCATCGGCCGCGCTTCGGCGCTCGCCCTAGCAGCCGATGGCATGGCCGTTGGCGTTCTCGGACACACGCCCGAGGAGAACCAGGAAACCGTCGACGCAATCAGGGCGGAAGGCGGCACCGCGCTTTCGCTTTCGGCCGACGTGACCAGCGCCGAAGAATTGGGCGCGACGCTCGATGAGCTGGTCTCCGCCCATGGCCGGCTCGACGCGGTGGTCGCCAATGCCGGCATCAACGGCGTCTGGGCTCCCGTCGACGAGCTTGACCCGGCCGATTTCGACAGGACGATCGCCGTCAACCTGCGGGGCACCTTCCTGACCATTCGGGCAACGGTTCCCTATCTCAAAAAGGCGGGCGGCGGCTCCATCACCGTCATTTCCTCGATCAACGGCACGCGCAAGTTCACCTCTCCCGGCGCCACCGCCTACTCGGCGACCAAGGCCGCACAACTGGCGATGGTTCAGCAACTCGCGCCGGAACTCGGCCAGGCGAAAATCCGCATCAACGCCATCTGCCCGGGCGCAATCGATACGGAGATCGGTGACAACACCGAAATTCGCAACGCCGAGAAAAGCGGCATCGGCGCAGAGGCACACATTCCGCTGACGAACGACAAAGCCGGCTCTTCCGAGGATATCGCCGCTGTCGTCTCGTTTCTCGCCTCAGACAAGGCGAGCCATGTTACCGGAACCCCGATCTGGGTCGATGGCGGCCAGAGCCTCGTGACCTGA
- a CDS encoding DUF982 domain-containing protein, with the protein MSKLATYWSIPVHVLTANGDAVTIEGPEEAADFLRDHCRKKEGRHYLSASGLCAEAAAHNGKLEVSREAFISAMLEAGLMQQAPRGGAVRATRTTAPSAGSLA; encoded by the coding sequence ATGTCCAAGCTTGCCACATATTGGAGCATCCCCGTGCATGTGCTGACGGCGAATGGCGATGCCGTCACGATCGAAGGTCCCGAGGAGGCCGCGGATTTCCTGCGGGATCATTGCCGCAAGAAGGAAGGCCGGCATTATCTGAGCGCTTCCGGCCTCTGCGCCGAAGCCGCCGCACACAACGGCAAGCTGGAGGTTTCCCGCGAGGCCTTTATCTCGGCCATGCTGGAGGCGGGTCTCATGCAGCAGGCGCCGCGCGGCGGTGCAGTGAGAGCGACGCGAACGACCGCGCCATCCGCCGGCAGTCTTGCCTGA